TTGCAATTCCCTATTATTATTTGTTTAGTCCTGTGCCTTCTCGTTTTATATTTAATAGCAAAAAAGAAAATTGGTGTTTTGAATTCACTAATTTTAGTTTTTTTGGTAGGATTCTCGCCGTATCTTTTAATCTATAAAGGATGGGTGATGTCAGAAATCCCTTTCACTCTTGTGTTTCTATTTTTTGTGTTTCTCCTTGATAGAAATTATAACCCATATAATCATACTGCAAATCCCTTTGAAAATATATGTATAGGTATATCGGTTGGAATAGGATGTATGATTAGATCTGTAGGATATGTCCTGATACCGATTTTATTAATCACTCAACTAATTCATTTATTTATTGAAAACGATTATTCAAAAAAGAAATTATTTTCTCTATTCACTCCATATTTTGTGTTTGCTCTAATTTATATACCATATCTAATCATTTTTCGGTTTTGGGGACAGAAATACACCAGCCATACATATGGATGGTGGCAATGGGTTTATGCTAATATTTCGGGGTATGCAACGTGTCTTACAGTTTATTTTCCCGGAGGTAATTATTACTGGATTAATTCCCTTTTCTATACACTCTTTGTCTGTTTTCTTCTCTATTCTTTATCTGTTTTTTTTCGAAAAGAATATCCCATAATTATTTCCTTTTTTATTTATCTAATAGTTATAACACTCTGGCCTTTTGACCAAAGAGAACGATTTATTCTTCCAGTCTTCCCCATCTTTATTTACCTTGCCATTCGGGGTATTGATCACATTCAAGAAGTAATTTCTAGGTGTTTTGATCACGGTAACTTGCGTAGCAGATTATCTAAAGTTATTTTACCCGTTATTTGTGTTATATTTATTTTTGCTACCCTCTATTGTGATATACCCCTCTTTGTCAATCAATATCATATTTTTGGTGAACACCAAGCAATTATACAAAGAGATGAAGGTAATGACATTTTCCGTCCGTATGGTTACTTAAATTCATTAGATACGAATGAAAGTATGGAATTATTCCATTATATTAAAGGTAATATGGAAAAAACCAGTACAATCGCATTTCAGTTTAATGGATATCTAATGATGTATGTGGGTAAATTTACACCATGTGGATATCCAATAACTTCTTCGAGAGATGTGGAATTGATTCCAATAGCACAAAAATGTCATTCAGATTTTATTATTATTCATAACATTGATGAGGATGCAATAAAAATTTTAAACAGTGACACTAGATATCACCGAGTTTTTTTAAATACTATCTATAGTGTCTATAGCCATAATATTTTGAATTCTACGGACAATTCAAATTAAAGGGTTATTTCAGACAATCCCTTTGTTATTGCAATTCTTTATTCGTTAGTGGTAAACATGATATATTGTCTGGTGATCCTATCCCGGGTTATCGATAAATTTTCATCAAAATATATTGAATTTGGAAGAGGGAGATTCCATGTTTGATCAGTATTTTCTGGAATAATAATTCTTTCTCCGCTATTGGTGGTATTTATAGTATATGAAACCTCTGGAAATACTGGGATTTCACCATTGTTATTAAATAATCCTACGTAATATGGCCCCATCAACGTAGCTGAGATAAGGAATTGTCCGATGAGAATTACAATAAGGATTTTAACCAAATAGGATGAAAATGGTCTTTTTAGTATTATATACGGAAATAATAAAATAACAATTGGCAACGCATATAGAAATCCTAAAGCGAATCGAGTGTCTGGAGCACTCATAAACCAAAAGGTGAGTCCCGCAAGGATTAATACAAGAGGATAGCATGAGATGATAATTTTTTTACTCTCTTGTAATTCCATTTCAGGTTTCACTGAAAAATACAATACAATTCCTACTAAAATTAGTGCTCCACTGACTGTCACAATCAAAGGCATTTGGTGTACAATAAATTGGTCTATCCAATCCCATATCCAAGAGTTATTACCAAGTGAATCTTTATAATGAACTCCAGGAAGTCTAGCCCAGGCAGTAACATCCTCTGCTGCAACTCTAGTTGTTTCAGCAGAAGTAGCCCATGGTAAATAACTTTGTGAACCTATTGCTATAGGAAAAATCGGATTACCAGAGAGAATAATCCCCCTTATTGTCATGGGAATAAAAATGATCAGAAAAAAAAACCAACAATATCTAGGTATATTACGTAAAAAAGGGAAAATTGTTTTCGGTAGTATTGGCATCTCAACTAATTCCCTCGTTGATCTGATTTTTATTTGAGAAAAAAACAAAAAAAGTGCAGACATTAATAAGAGTAATATCGCTGATAATTTTATTGCAAATGCGAATGATGCAATTATGATTGAAATCCATGTTTGAAAATTATCGACTTCTGTTTCCTCTTCAACTAATTCAATTGCATTTCCTATCACTGTCAGTGTTAAGAGGAATATTGGAAAATCTGGTGAGGGGCTTGATAAGAATATTGGTGTCACATAGGTTACCGGAAGAATGGTCAATAAGAAAAACCAGTCCTTACAGTTCAGTGATCTAACAAACGTGGATATTTTTGAAGTAGATATTGAGAATATGTTCTGGCGGATTTCTTTGATGAATGGCTTTAAAATATCCCCAATAAGAGTTGTATAGAAAAAAAGAAGTATCCCATTGATCAAAAAAATGGGCCTATTCAATAATATACTCCCTTGATCAATTAAGGCACTTAATGGAAACCAGATACTATTAAACCCAAATCGAAAATGAAGGTTAGCCAGGCCAAAGGGTGTTATATTATTGATAATCCATTTAATTGCAGGCAGATGATATAGTCCAGTGTCATAATAGTTAGACCATCCAAAAATTACTGCATAATAAATGATGAATGTGACTAATCCATATAATACAATTATCTGATAATTTGGCTTTATTTTGATAAACTGTATGGATCCAAGAATTAATCCAATTATTAGAATAATACTTGCAATTAAAAGAGAAATTGGTAAGAAAATATTAATAATTGTTATTAAAGAACTTAAAAAAATGAGACCAAATAATCCTGATATCCAAATGATATTACTCGGAATAGGGCACTTCAAGGTGAAGAGTTTCGCAATGTAATGGCCATAACTATAAACCGCAACAATCCATCCCACAAAAAGAATGTAAAAAATTATGAAGTATAAAATATTGTCCATTTTTATATAATGTTGGAATAATGTTTAAACTGGAAAACTAAATACTCTTTGAAGTTTTTTATTAACATTAGATTAATTCTCACTTATGTTTATATATCATTTCTCAAACCTTTTATGAATAATATGTTGATAATTCAAGTAAATACTTCTGATATTTCCTGTGGTGGGGCAGAACAAATCAGTTGGCGACTACATGATTATTATAAAAAAAATAATTATGAATCGTATTTAGTAGTGGGTAAAAAGAATTCTTTTGAAACTACGGTTATTCAGATTCTAAATCAACATGTAAAATATGTTCAAATAATAGAAAATTGCCTTGGTAAAAAGGCCATAAATGATAAAGTTAATGGGAAAAGATCAATAACGCAAATGATTTATGATAGACGGTGGTTTATCGCTCAAACATTGCGTAGTATTCTAGATCCACAACTTATTATTTCTGATATAAAAGGGTATGAAGACTTTTCATATTCTGGCATCTGGGTTCTTTCATCACTTTTTTCAAATGGAAATGAAATATTTCATCTTCACAACTTACACGCCCGATATTTTGATTTAAATGCATTACCATTTTTATCTTCTCAATCTCCAGTAATCATAACTCTACATGATCTCTGGTGTTTTACTGGTCATTGTGCTATTCCTTTGAATTGTGAGAGATGGAAAACCGGGTGTGGTAATTGTCCTGGTTTACATCTCTACCCTCAAATACTCCATGATTCATCTCATAAAAATTGGTTGCATAAGAAACATGTATTTGAGTCATGTAACCTGTATATTGCTACTCCAAGTAAATGGCTTATGGATCAGGTAGGACATTCATTTTTAAAAAATACAGCAATGGACTGCCGTGTTATTCCTAATGGTGTTGATACATCAATATTTTATCCCCGCTCAAAGGAATATTCACGAAAAACTCTTGGACTGCCTAATAGTATAAAGATATTGCTTTTTGTCGCCAATGGAATCCGGAAAAACCCCTGGAAAGATTACATAACTTTTAAAAGGGCAGTAGAACTTTTATCAAATAAATATTCGGGAAAAATACTTGTTATAGGTCTTGGAGATAATACTCCGTCCTTGTTAATTAATGATATTGAGTTTCGGTTTGTTCCTTACCTCAATGATCCAAGTATTATAGCCCAATATTATTGTGCTGCTGATCTCTATGTACATCCTTCAAATTTTGAGACCTTTTCACTCACGATATTAGAAGCGAGAGCATGTAAAATTCCGGTTATTGCTAGCAATGTCTGTGCCATTCCGGAACAAATAATTGATGGAGTATCTGGATTTCTTTATTCTCCTGGGGATTACCAAGATCTATCTGAAAAAATCCTTATGCTATTACAGGATTCAGAATTGGCCAGCCAATTTGCTGAGCGAGCATATTCTGATATTTTATCCCGGTATACTGTGGAAATAATGGCAGAATCATATCTTTCGTGGTACAAGGAAATTAATGACAAAAGAGAAATTGGTGAGAAAGTTTGAAAATTTCGGTAATTACAGTCTGTCGTAATGCTGAAGAGGAAATCGAGAAAACCATATTATCGGTAATAAATCAAACCTATCAAAATTTTGAATATATAATTATTGATGGAGTTTCAACAGATAATACACTCTCAATTTTATCACAATATAAAAAATTTATAAATGTACTGATATCTGAACCTGATCATGGTATTTATGATGCTATGAATAAGGGGATTACCTACGCCACTGGTGACATTATATGTTTCATGAATGCTGGAGATTATTATTACTCATGTGATATTTTCCAAGAGGTGATTAATTCATTTAATAAATCCTTTCCCAAGCCTGATATTATTTATGGAGACACTCTCGTCCGATCAGAAGATAATAATGAAAACGTAGTGTCAGCACATCGGCGAACATTAACTGATTTTATATGGAGGGGGCCGATCTGCCATCAGTCAACTTTCGTGAATCGTAACTTATTTGGCCGAGGTTTTTCGAGACTATATCATATTTGTGCTGATTACGAGTGGTTATTATATTCGTTAATTTATCGGAACGCTCGTATTTCTTATATTCCCCGCCCTCTTTCAATCTATCAAATGGGAGGTTTCAGTGCTCAAAACCTATCATTGTATGATCAGGAACAATCAAGAATAATATTAAAATACTTGTTAATTTCAATTTTTCGCGTTTCACCTAAAGAAATAATTTCATTATACGATCAGGTTGGCTCAAAAAATTTCTTTATTAGGATTGCATATTTAATCAGATTAGGCTATTTAAATGTGAAGTAGGAATAATGGATCGGTCAAAATTTTATGAAATTATTTACATCGGTCGTTCATAAATACTTTGAATTATTAAATAGTTTTATTATGGACAGTTACGATTTTTAGGTTTCCATAATTTTTTTAATTAAAGGATGAATATGTAAATTTAAATCCAATTTTTCCTTGAATAATTTATAGCATCTTTCTTTACATCCTGAAAAGTTAATTTTCTGTAATATGTCTGGTATATCTTCAACATTGTTAATAGTGTACCCTGCTTGGTATTCCCTAATATATTCTCCAATAATACCATTCTGATTTGTCAGTACGGGAATTCCATGTTGTAAGTATGTTGCAATCTTTCCAGAACTAAGACCTAAATATTTTATATTTTTACCCGTATATATTGACTCGAATGTTGGATTGTATAATGCAATTCCTAGGTTAACTGAAAAAAGCATCTCACTTAAGTCCTGCAGTTCATTATAGGAATCAAATGAAATAAATATCGATTCAGTATCATATTGAAACTCCCAAAGGTCTTGATAATTTATTCCATATCTACTGTGTAAAACGAGAACCCAATTATCAGGCCATTTTTGAACTGTCATAATCAATTCTTCAATCATTGACCATTTGCTTATGGAACCTGCGAAGAGGGCAATCTTCTTTTCTTTAGGGATATTTAATTTTTCATGGAGATAGTGACTTTGTTTTCCGGTTCTGATTTCTCTCCCAGCAACTGGGATATTCACAATATTTGGCTGTGAAATTTGGTTTTCTTGAACTAATAAAGACGAACGTAATGGATCCTGACAGACCGCAAATGCTATCTCTTTACAAGCGGAAATTTCTGGTTTTTTGAATTCCTCACTCGTTTCATCAAGAAAGAATATTTCATATGATATCAAGGCGTAGGGAATATCAAATATTTTTGAAAAATAAGATGCTTCAATAATTCCATCTCTATCTATTCCGATAATAATTTTATATTTTGTTCTATCCCACAAATAATTGGATATTAATATGAATACGATATTATTTTTTCGAATGACTTTTTTTTTAAACAAAAAATCTCTTATTAAATAAATGGACCTATTAATTTTTTCCTTCCTAATATTATTATTTCTTCCTATCTGTGCGATTTTAAGAACAATTGGAATTTTTTTATTAAAAAAATATTTTCTCTTGCTGCTTGAATTATATAATAATAATTTCGATCCTACACAAGGAGTTTCTTGAAAAAAATTCATCTCTGGAGAAACAATATCAACATTATATCCGATATCACAAAGGATTTCGACAATACCTGAAAGGTTAGGATTAGTATTTATATTTCCTTCAGGATGGATAATTAGTATTTTTGGCTTGGTCATAGAATAATTGTTTATTATTTGATTTTGGAACTATCATTCATTTTGCCTACAATAGCAATATTCCATGTTTTTTCAGAAATTGTTCCTTCAATATTAGAAGCCGGAAATATCCGCATAATTTCTAATTGGCAATTTTCAAAAAAGTATGCAATTTCTTGAGCAAAGAAAAACCTCATCACATGCTCTTCCCTTGTTTCAGAAATAACCCGATCTCCTTGAATATCCCATACCTGAAATTTAACGGTAACACAATGTCGAAAACTATCAAGTTCTCCAGAAGAGGCACGGATGACTTTTCGGTCACCCTCTTCAATCACTTTTACTTTATCACTAGGCTTCTCATGAAGTACTGAAGGGCCATACCAGACATCGCAAATAAAAAGTCCACCGGGTTTGAGATGTTCCTGCACAGTTTGTAAGGCATGTTGAATGTCTTCATTTTTAAGGTGATATCCAAGGACCGCGAACATCATAATGACAACATCGAATTTTTCAGATGTTCGAAAGTCACGGATATCTGATTGATAAAACTTACAAGATAGTTCCTTTTCCTGGGCCTTCTTCCGGGCAATTTCAAGCATTTCTTCCGAGCGATCAACCCCACAGACCTGGTATCCTCTCTTTGCAAGCCGAAGTGTATGGTTACCTGTTCCACATCCTAGATCGAGAATAGATAGTACTGCCTGGTTTGCATGTTCCTTGATAATCTCCTCAAGAAGGTTGCATTCGGCATCGTAATCCTTGTCTTGATAGAGAAGATCATATGTATCTGCGTAGTCCTTTCCAAAGAGAGTATTCATGATGACAGAATCTCCTTTACTGCATTACTCACCGTTGCTATCTGCTCTGAAGTGATAGTTAGTCCTGAGGGAAGATATAAACCCTGCCCCGCAATTCTCTCTGCGATTGGATATTTTTCATCTTTGAACAATCCCATTTTTTGGAATACTGGTTGTTCATGCATTCCAATAAAAAAAGGGCGTGTTTCAATTCCTTTTTCTAATAATCTCAAAGAAAATTCAGTATTGTCCATTCCCGTTTCTTCAGAAAGAACAAAAGCATACATCCAGTAAACACTCTTAGCCCATTGCTCCTCAATGGGTAACTGTAGACCAGAGAGTTCCTCAAGTTGATGAGAATATTCTTGCGCCATCCATCTTTTTTTAGTAATGATATCATCCATTCTCTCTATCTGGGCAACTCCAAGAGCTGCTTGTATGTTAGTGAGCCGAAAGTTATTGCCGAGGGATTCGTGATAGAACCTCCTGGGAGGCTGAAAATAAAGGTTCAGATACGCCCGAGCTTTCTTCGCCAAAACCTCGTCATCGGTAAGGACCATACCGCCTTCTCCAGTAGTAATCAGTTTGTTTGCATAGAAACTGAAACAACTGAAGGTTCCAAAACTACCACATCTTCGCCATGTATTCGATGAATGGCATTGTGTCTGGTATTCAGCTCCATGGGCTTCAGCAGCGTCTTCTATGATTGCAAGATTATGATCTTCTGCTAGGTCTAACAGAGGATCCATGTCTACCGGGTGCCCATAGATATGTACAGGCATAATTGCCTTTGTTTTTGATGTGATTTTTTCTGCGACGTGATCAACGTCCATCGTCCAGAGTTTGGGATCACTATCGACAAGTACCGGAGTCCCATTATTATTCACTATTGCAAGGGCACATGAGATGATTGTAAAAGTTGGCATAATCACCTCATCGCCAGGTTTCAGACCTAAACAATGTAC
The window above is part of the Methanospirillum lacunae genome. Proteins encoded here:
- a CDS encoding glycosyltransferase family 39 protein, which encodes MTPTDASHYVEIAVHLTQGEIFQSGGFPFGFPALLALSILIMGPGSFSLQFPIIICLVLCLLVLYLIAKKKIGVLNSLILVFLVGFSPYLLIYKGWVMSEIPFTLVFLFFVFLLDRNYNPYNHTANPFENICIGISVGIGCMIRSVGYVLIPILLITQLIHLFIENDYSKKKLFSLFTPYFVFALIYIPYLIIFRFWGQKYTSHTYGWWQWVYANISGYATCLTVYFPGGNYYWINSLFYTLFVCFLLYSLSVFFRKEYPIIISFFIYLIVITLWPFDQRERFILPVFPIFIYLAIRGIDHIQEVISRCFDHGNLRSRLSKVILPVICVIFIFATLYCDIPLFVNQYHIFGEHQAIIQRDEGNDIFRPYGYLNSLDTNESMELFHYIKGNMEKTSTIAFQFNGYLMMYVGKFTPCGYPITSSRDVELIPIAQKCHSDFIIIHNIDEDAIKILNSDTRYHRVFLNTIYSVYSHNILNSTDNSN
- a CDS encoding LIC_10190 family membrane protein; the encoded protein is MDNILYFIIFYILFVGWIVAVYSYGHYIAKLFTLKCPIPSNIIWISGLFGLIFLSSLITIINIFLPISLLIASIILIIGLILGSIQFIKIKPNYQIIVLYGLVTFIIYYAVIFGWSNYYDTGLYHLPAIKWIINNITPFGLANLHFRFGFNSIWFPLSALIDQGSILLNRPIFLINGILLFFYTTLIGDILKPFIKEIRQNIFSISTSKISTFVRSLNCKDWFFLLTILPVTYVTPIFLSSPSPDFPIFLLTLTVIGNAIELVEEETEVDNFQTWISIIIASFAFAIKLSAILLLLMSALFLFFSQIKIRSTRELVEMPILPKTIFPFLRNIPRYCWFFFLIIFIPMTIRGIILSGNPIFPIAIGSQSYLPWATSAETTRVAAEDVTAWARLPGVHYKDSLGNNSWIWDWIDQFIVHQMPLIVTVSGALILVGIVLYFSVKPEMELQESKKIIISCYPLVLILAGLTFWFMSAPDTRFALGFLYALPIVILLFPYIILKRPFSSYLVKILIVILIGQFLISATLMGPYYVGLFNNNGEIPVFPEVSYTINTTNSGERIIIPENTDQTWNLPLPNSIYFDENLSITRDRITRQYIMFTTNE
- a CDS encoding glycosyltransferase, translating into MLIIQVNTSDISCGGAEQISWRLHDYYKKNNYESYLVVGKKNSFETTVIQILNQHVKYVQIIENCLGKKAINDKVNGKRSITQMIYDRRWFIAQTLRSILDPQLIISDIKGYEDFSYSGIWVLSSLFSNGNEIFHLHNLHARYFDLNALPFLSSQSPVIITLHDLWCFTGHCAIPLNCERWKTGCGNCPGLHLYPQILHDSSHKNWLHKKHVFESCNLYIATPSKWLMDQVGHSFLKNTAMDCRVIPNGVDTSIFYPRSKEYSRKTLGLPNSIKILLFVANGIRKNPWKDYITFKRAVELLSNKYSGKILVIGLGDNTPSLLINDIEFRFVPYLNDPSIIAQYYCAADLYVHPSNFETFSLTILEARACKIPVIASNVCAIPEQIIDGVSGFLYSPGDYQDLSEKILMLLQDSELASQFAERAYSDILSRYTVEIMAESYLSWYKEINDKREIGEKV
- a CDS encoding glycosyltransferase family 2 protein, with protein sequence MKISVITVCRNAEEEIEKTILSVINQTYQNFEYIIIDGVSTDNTLSILSQYKKFINVLISEPDHGIYDAMNKGITYATGDIICFMNAGDYYYSCDIFQEVINSFNKSFPKPDIIYGDTLVRSEDNNENVVSAHRRTLTDFIWRGPICHQSTFVNRNLFGRGFSRLYHICADYEWLLYSLIYRNARISYIPRPLSIYQMGGFSAQNLSLYDQEQSRIILKYLLISIFRVSPKEIISLYDQVGSKNFFIRIAYLIRLGYLNVK
- a CDS encoding class I SAM-dependent DNA methyltransferase; this translates as MNTLFGKDYADTYDLLYQDKDYDAECNLLEEIIKEHANQAVLSILDLGCGTGNHTLRLAKRGYQVCGVDRSEEMLEIARKKAQEKELSCKFYQSDIRDFRTSEKFDVVIMMFAVLGYHLKNEDIQHALQTVQEHLKPGGLFICDVWYGPSVLHEKPSDKVKVIEEGDRKVIRASSGELDSFRHCVTVKFQVWDIQGDRVISETREEHVMRFFFAQEIAYFFENCQLEIMRIFPASNIEGTISEKTWNIAIVGKMNDSSKIK
- a CDS encoding DegT/DnrJ/EryC1/StrS family aminotransferase → MIPVSEPFLCGKELENITDCIKSGWISSAGKYIDQFEEQWATYCNRQYGIAVSNGTTALDVAVHCLGLKPGDEVIMPTFTIISCALAIVNNNGTPVLVDSDPKLWTMDVDHVAEKITSKTKAIMPVHIYGHPVDMDPLLDLAEDHNLAIIEDAAEAHGAEYQTQCHSSNTWRRCGSFGTFSCFSFYANKLITTGEGGMVLTDDEVLAKKARAYLNLYFQPPRRFYHESLGNNFRLTNIQAALGVAQIERMDDIITKKRWMAQEYSHQLEELSGLQLPIEEQWAKSVYWMYAFVLSEETGMDNTEFSLRLLEKGIETRPFFIGMHEQPVFQKMGLFKDEKYPIAERIAGQGLYLPSGLTITSEQIATVSNAVKEILSS